In the genome of Desulfobacteraceae bacterium, one region contains:
- the rpsL gene encoding 30S ribosomal protein S12 yields MPTINQLVRNGRKRVKKKTNTPALKQAPQKRGVCTRVYTSTPKKPNSALRKVARVRLTTGVEVTAYIPGIGHNLQEHSVVLVRGGRVKDLPGVRYHIVRGTLDALGVDDRKQGRSKYGAKRPK; encoded by the coding sequence ATGCCGACGATCAACCAGTTAGTCCGCAACGGTAGAAAACGAGTCAAGAAAAAGACCAATACCCCGGCCCTCAAGCAGGCGCCGCAGAAGCGGGGCGTTTGTACCCGGGTTTACACCTCGACCCCCAAAAAGCCGAACTCCGCCCTGCGCAAGGTTGCCAGGGTGCGGCTGACGACGGGGGTGGAAGTCACGGCCTACATCCCAGGCATCGGGCACAACCTTCAGGAGCACTCGGTGGTTCTGGTTCGCGGCGGGCGCGTCAAGGATTTGCCCGGTGTTCGGTATCACATCGTCCGGGGCACCCTGGACGCCCTGGGGGTTGACGACCGCAAGCAGGGGCG